Proteins co-encoded in one Cinclus cinclus chromosome 17, bCinCin1.1, whole genome shotgun sequence genomic window:
- the PRODH gene encoding proline dehydrogenase 1, mitochondrial isoform X2 produces MKMTFYGQFVAGEDQEAIKPLLRRNQAFGVGAVLDYSVEEDLGDGRSRTSAAEKEMGGTEKREKRYQAHQGFGGHHGGITGAHTYFYADEAKCDQHMETFLRCIDASSGSSDDGFSAIKLTALARPQFLVRFSEVLVKWRRFFYHMAAEQGQAGQVVLETKLELEKLQEALANFGIASKAESQQWFTGNNLGTSSTVDLLDWNSLFDSRTKLSRPLLIPNRKTGQLEPLLSHFSEEEELQMKRVLQRMDILAKRAMEKGVRLMVDAEQSYFQPAISHLTVETQRRFNKSQPIIYNTYQCYLKEAYNNVTGDMELSRREGWHFGTKLVRGAYMEQERERAAQMGYEDPINPTYEKTNEMYHRCLDYVLEEIKHSRKASMMVASHNEDTVKFTLHRMMELGIHPSDKKVCFGQLLGMCDQITFPLGQAGFPVYKYVPYGPVNEVLPYLSRRAQENRGFMQRANRERDLLWKEVKRRLLTGNLFSH; encoded by the exons ATGAAGATGACGTTCTACGGGCAGTTCGTGGCCGGGGAGGACCAGGAGGCCATCAAGCCGCTGCTCCGGCGGAACCAGGCCTTCGGCGTGGGCGCCGTGCTGGATTACAGCGTGGAGGAGGACCTGGGCGACGGGCG CTCCCGCACCTCTGCAGCCGAGAAGGAAATGGGAG GaacagaaaaaagggaaaagcgATACCAAGCTcatcagggatttgggggtcaTCATGGTGGAATCACTGGTGCCCACACCTATTTCTACGCTGATGAGGCTAAGTGTGACCAACACATGGAGACTTTCCTCCGCTGTATTGATGCCTCAA GTGGCAGTTCAGATGACGGCTTCTCTGCCATCAAGCTGACAGCACTGGCCAGACCCCAGTTCCTG GTACGGTTCTCAGAGGTGCTGGTAAAGTGGCGGAGGTTCTTCTACCACATGGCCGCAGAGCAGGGCCAAGCCGGGCAGGTGGTGCTGGAGAcaaagctggagctggagaagctgcag GAGGCACTGGCCAACTTTGGTATTGCGAGCAAGGCAGAGAGCCAGCAGTGGTTCACAGGCAACAACCTGGGCACAAGCAG cactgtggACCTGCTGGACTGGAACAGCCTTTTTGACAGCCGCACCAAGCTCTCCAGGCCTCTGCTCATCCCCAACAGGAAG ACTGGGCAGCTGGAGCCTCTGCTGTCACACTtcagtgaggaagaggagctgcagaTGAAGAGGGTCCTGCAACGCATGGACATCCTTGCGAAA AGAGCCATGGAGAAGGGCGTGAGGCTGATGGTAGACGCAGAGCAGAGCTACTTCCAGCCAGCCATCAGCCACCTCACCGTAGAGACACAGCGCCGCTTCAACAAGAGCCAGCCCATCATTTACAACACTTACCAGTGCTACCTGAAG GAGGCTTACAACAATGTGACAGGGGACATGGAGCTGTCGCGCCGGGAGGGCTGGCACTTTGGCACCAAGCTGGTGCGTGGCGCCTATatggagcaggagagggagagggcAGCTCAGATGGGCTACGAGGATCCCATCAACCCAACCTATGAGAAGACCAACGAGATGTACCACAG GTGCCTGGACTATGTCCTGGAGGAGATCAAGCATAGCCGGAAAGCCAGCATGATGGTGGCATCTCACAATGAGGACACGGTGAAGTTTACCCTGCACAG GATGATGGAGTTGGGGATCCATCCCTCGGACAAGAAGGTGTGCTTCGGGCAGCTATTGGGCATGTGTGACCAGATCACCTTCCCCCTGG GCCAGGCTGGCTTCCCGGTGTACAAGTATGTGCCCTATGGGCCAGTGAATGAGGTGCTGCCTTACCTGTCCCGCCGGGCCCAGGAGAACAGGGGCTTCATGCAGCGGGCAAACCGTGAGCGGGACCTGCTCTGGAAAGAGGTCAAGAGGCGTCTCCTCACAGGAAACCTCTTCAGCCACTGA
- the LOC134050875 gene encoding protein SPT2 homolog, protein MDTAGPPPASALSTARVGPPPGPRLHGPAPPRLWPRSAAIGTGLGRRHCPGTGTATETGTGTGTASDSGIGTGPGSGTGYGIGTGMEAGISTTTGMGTGIGIGTGTDSGTGTDTRAGTGSGTGNGIGTETGSETETGRGTRTRTWTGTGTNTGTEIGTGTGTAIGTGTATKTGHDEYRVGDRNRDWQGQEASTGTGATLPSAPQFRSYLPGAFLIPIPLKQPVPGAPPSRKPQEGPGGAGAARGEPWIGSEGSSLWSSAGSEAKKTSCLWRSPWRNDEDPKGALKWSLKGTCGDHWGQPCRAKRLLTAQGSPREGQRMSQRMLVSLIAMPGAGCGMSRLWSKKHSEKELRPAGPVMGEMFQALVLAPPDVCVNTEFSLGVSAEFLFGRGSWVLGFLEAVDLCPSSWAGAVGLCLFHGAPEGAGRTSGSSQARRVPVLLLAGVCLSCSSPAHPVLSSGDY, encoded by the coding sequence ATGGACACGGCGGGGCCGCCGCCCGCCTCCGCCTTAAGTACGGCCCGCGTGGGACCGCCCCCGGGTCCCCGGCTCcacggccccgctccgccccgcctTTGGCCGCGCTCTGCTGCCATCGGAACCGGCCTCGGGCGCCGGCACTGCCCCGGCACCGGGACGGCGACCGAGACCGGCACTGGGACCGGGACTGCGAGTGATTCTGGGATCGGCACCGGGCCCGGCAGCGGGACTGGGTATGGGATTGGCACTGGCATGGAGGCAGGCATCAGTACCACCACGGGGATGGGAACTGGGATCGGGATCGGCACTGGGACTGATTCTGGGACTGGCACCGACACGAGGGCAGGGACCGGCAGCGGGACTGGGAACGGGATCGGCACCGAGACCGGCTCTGAAACCGAAACCGGAAGAGGCACCAGGACTCGGAcctggacagggactgggaccAACACCGGCACCGAGATTGGCACTGGTACCGGAACTGCCATCGGGACCGGGACCGCGACCAAGACCGGCCATGATGAGTACCGGGTCGGCGATAGGAACCGGGACTGGCAAGGTCAGGAGGCCAGCACCGGGACTGGAGCCACCCTGCCCAGCGCACCCCAGTTCCGCAGCTACCTGCCCGGTGCCTTCCTCATTCCCATCCCCTTGAAGCAACCAGTCCCGGGGGCGCCTCCCTCCCGGAAGCCCCAGGAAGGGCCTGGAGGGGCAGGTGCGGCACGAGGGGAGCCCTGGATAGGGTCTGAAGGGAGCTCTCtttggagcagtgctgggagcgAGGCAAAGAAGACTTCATGCCTTTGGAGGAGTCCTTGGAGAAATGATGAAGATCCCAAGGGAGCCTTGAAGTGGTCCCTGAAGGGCACCTGTGGGGATCACTGgggccagccctgcagggccaagagaCTACTGACTGctcagggcagccccagggagggCCAAAGGATGTCTCAAAGGATGCTTGTTTCCCTCATAGCCATGCCCGGGGCAGGCTGTGGTATGTCCAGGCTGTGGAGCAAGAAACACTCGGAGAAAGAGCTCAGACCCGCGGGACCTGTCATGGGAGAGATGTTTCAAGCCCTTGTACTTGCTCCTCCTGATGTGTGCGTGAACACAGAGTTCAGTTTGGGGGTTTCAGCTGAATTCTTATTTGGTCGGGGTTCATGGGTGCTTGGGTTCCTTGAGGCAGTAGACTTGTGTCCCTCGTCATGGGCTGGGGCTGTTGGGCTTTGCCTGTTCCATGGAGCCCCGGAGGGGGCTGGCAGGACCTCGGGATCTTCACAGGCAAGGCGAGTACCTGTCCTGCTTCTGGCAGGCGTTTGCCTGAGCTGTTCCTCCCCGGCACACCCAGTGCTGAGCTCCGGAGATTACTGA
- the PRODH gene encoding proline dehydrogenase 1, mitochondrial isoform X1 → MPQSSQVITGWMVKPCSLPQVGFRHLNCQLDPISNGMAREQQGPAPEWKHRSLRAGLFISVGLQGIADLALIFPVSLLSSRTSAAEKEMGGTEKREKRYQAHQGFGGHHGGITGAHTYFYADEAKCDQHMETFLRCIDASSGSSDDGFSAIKLTALARPQFLVRFSEVLVKWRRFFYHMAAEQGQAGQVVLETKLELEKLQEALANFGIASKAESQQWFTGNNLGTSSTVDLLDWNSLFDSRTKLSRPLLIPNRKTGQLEPLLSHFSEEEELQMKRVLQRMDILAKRAMEKGVRLMVDAEQSYFQPAISHLTVETQRRFNKSQPIIYNTYQCYLKGTWSCRAGRAGTLAPSWCVAPIWSRRGRGQLRWATRIPSTQPMRRPTRCTTGAWTMSWRRSSIAGKPA, encoded by the exons ATGCCTCAGAGCTCCCAGGTTATCACTGGATGGATGGTGAAGCCCTGTTCCCTTCCACAGGTGGGTTTCAGGCATCTGAACTGTCAGTTGGATCCCATCAGCAATGGGATGGCAAGGGAACAGCAGGGTCCAGCACCAGAATGGAAGCACAGGAGCCTCAGAGCTGGCCTGTTCATCAGTGTAGGGTTGCAGGGGATTGCTGACCTGGCCCTTatctttcctgtttctcttcttAGCTCCCGCACCTCTGCAGCCGAGAAGGAAATGGGAG GaacagaaaaaagggaaaagcgATACCAAGCTcatcagggatttgggggtcaTCATGGTGGAATCACTGGTGCCCACACCTATTTCTACGCTGATGAGGCTAAGTGTGACCAACACATGGAGACTTTCCTCCGCTGTATTGATGCCTCAA GTGGCAGTTCAGATGACGGCTTCTCTGCCATCAAGCTGACAGCACTGGCCAGACCCCAGTTCCTG GTACGGTTCTCAGAGGTGCTGGTAAAGTGGCGGAGGTTCTTCTACCACATGGCCGCAGAGCAGGGCCAAGCCGGGCAGGTGGTGCTGGAGAcaaagctggagctggagaagctgcag GAGGCACTGGCCAACTTTGGTATTGCGAGCAAGGCAGAGAGCCAGCAGTGGTTCACAGGCAACAACCTGGGCACAAGCAG cactgtggACCTGCTGGACTGGAACAGCCTTTTTGACAGCCGCACCAAGCTCTCCAGGCCTCTGCTCATCCCCAACAGGAAG ACTGGGCAGCTGGAGCCTCTGCTGTCACACTtcagtgaggaagaggagctgcagaTGAAGAGGGTCCTGCAACGCATGGACATCCTTGCGAAA AGAGCCATGGAGAAGGGCGTGAGGCTGATGGTAGACGCAGAGCAGAGCTACTTCCAGCCAGCCATCAGCCACCTCACCGTAGAGACACAGCGCCGCTTCAACAAGAGCCAGCCCATCATTTACAACACTTACCAGTGCTACCTGAAG GGGACATGGAGCTGTCGCGCCGGGAGGGCTGGCACTTTGGCACCAAGCTGGTGCGTGGCGCCTATatggagcaggagagggagagggcAGCTCAGATGGGCTACGAGGATCCCATCAACCCAACCTATGAGAAGACCAACGAGATGTACCACAG GTGCCTGGACTATGTCCTGGAGGAGATCAAGCATAGCCGGAAAGCCAGCATGA
- the PRODH gene encoding proline dehydrogenase 1, mitochondrial isoform X3, with the protein MKMTFYGQFVAGEDQEAIKPLLRRNQAFGVGAVLDYSVEEDLGDGRMEAQEPQSCSRTSAAEKEMGGTEKREKRYQAHQGFGGHHGGITGAHTYFYADEAKCDQHMETFLRCIDASSECSDDGFSAIKLTALARPQFLVRFSEVLVKWRRFFYHMAAEQGQAGQVVLETKLELEKLQEALANFGIASKAESQQWFTGNNLGTSSTVDLLDWNSLFDSRTKLSRPLLIPNRKTGQLEPLLSHFSEEEELQMKRVLQRMDILAKRAMEKGVRLMVDAEQSYFQPAISHLTVETQRRFNKSQPIIYNTYQCYLKEAYNNVTGDMELSRREGWHFGTKLVRGAYMEQERERAAQMGYEDPINPTYEKTNEMYHRCLDYVLEEIKHSRKASMMVASHNEDTVKFTLHRMMELGIHPSDKKVCFGQLLGMCDQITFPLGQAGFPVYKYVPYGPVNEVLPYLSRRAQENRGFMQRANRERDLLWKEVKRRLLTGNLFSH; encoded by the exons ATGAAGATGACGTTCTACGGGCAGTTCGTGGCCGGGGAGGACCAGGAGGCCATCAAGCCGCTGCTCCGGCGGAACCAGGCCTTCGGCGTGGGCGCCGTGCTGGATTACAGCGTGGAGGAGGACCTGGGCGACGGGCG AATGGAAGCACAGGAGCCTCAGAGCTG CTCCCGCACCTCTGCAGCCGAGAAGGAAATGGGAG GaacagaaaaaagggaaaagcgATACCAAGCTcatcagggatttgggggtcaTCATGGTGGAATCACTGGTGCCCACACCTATTTCTACGCTGATGAGGCTAAGTGTGACCAACACATGGAGACTTTCCTCCGCTGTATTGATGCCTCAAGTGAGTG TTCAGATGACGGCTTCTCTGCCATCAAGCTGACAGCACTGGCCAGACCCCAGTTCCTG GTACGGTTCTCAGAGGTGCTGGTAAAGTGGCGGAGGTTCTTCTACCACATGGCCGCAGAGCAGGGCCAAGCCGGGCAGGTGGTGCTGGAGAcaaagctggagctggagaagctgcag GAGGCACTGGCCAACTTTGGTATTGCGAGCAAGGCAGAGAGCCAGCAGTGGTTCACAGGCAACAACCTGGGCACAAGCAG cactgtggACCTGCTGGACTGGAACAGCCTTTTTGACAGCCGCACCAAGCTCTCCAGGCCTCTGCTCATCCCCAACAGGAAG ACTGGGCAGCTGGAGCCTCTGCTGTCACACTtcagtgaggaagaggagctgcagaTGAAGAGGGTCCTGCAACGCATGGACATCCTTGCGAAA AGAGCCATGGAGAAGGGCGTGAGGCTGATGGTAGACGCAGAGCAGAGCTACTTCCAGCCAGCCATCAGCCACCTCACCGTAGAGACACAGCGCCGCTTCAACAAGAGCCAGCCCATCATTTACAACACTTACCAGTGCTACCTGAAG GAGGCTTACAACAATGTGACAGGGGACATGGAGCTGTCGCGCCGGGAGGGCTGGCACTTTGGCACCAAGCTGGTGCGTGGCGCCTATatggagcaggagagggagagggcAGCTCAGATGGGCTACGAGGATCCCATCAACCCAACCTATGAGAAGACCAACGAGATGTACCACAG GTGCCTGGACTATGTCCTGGAGGAGATCAAGCATAGCCGGAAAGCCAGCATGATGGTGGCATCTCACAATGAGGACACGGTGAAGTTTACCCTGCACAG GATGATGGAGTTGGGGATCCATCCCTCGGACAAGAAGGTGTGCTTCGGGCAGCTATTGGGCATGTGTGACCAGATCACCTTCCCCCTGG GCCAGGCTGGCTTCCCGGTGTACAAGTATGTGCCCTATGGGCCAGTGAATGAGGTGCTGCCTTACCTGTCCCGCCGGGCCCAGGAGAACAGGGGCTTCATGCAGCGGGCAAACCGTGAGCGGGACCTGCTCTGGAAAGAGGTCAAGAGGCGTCTCCTCACAGGAAACCTCTTCAGCCACTGA